From the Lepus europaeus isolate LE1 chromosome 12, mLepTim1.pri, whole genome shotgun sequence genome, one window contains:
- the LOC133771147 gene encoding phytanoyl-CoA dioxygenase domain-containing protein 1-like, with amino-acid sequence MACLSPSQLQKFREDGFLVLEGFLSVDECVALQQRIGQIVAQMDVPPHCRTEFSTQEEEQLRAQGNSDYFLSSGDKIRFFFEKCVFDEKGKFLVPPEKSVNKIGHALHARDPVFKSVTHSPKVQALARSLGLQMPVVVQSMYIFKVSSPSAPASVYPLYNGHSALPKPSSPQAAGILVKLVGERVRLVSSG; translated from the exons TTCCGGGAGGATGGGTTCCTGGTGCTCGAAGGGTTCTTGTCTGTGGACGAGTGTGTGGCCCTGCAACAGAGGATTGGCCAGATAGTGGCCCAGATGGACGTCCCGCCCCACTGCCGCACCGAGTTCTCcacccaggaggaggagcagctccgAGCCCAG GGCAACTCTGACTACTTCCTGAGCAGTGGCGACAAGATTCGATTCTTCTTTGAGAAATGCGTTTTTGACGAGAAAG GGAAGTTCCTGGTCCCTCCGGAGAAATCGGTCAACAAAATCGGCCATG CCCTGCATGCCCGTGACCCTGTCTTCAAGAGTGTCACACACTCCCCCAAGGTGCAG GCCTTGGCCAGAAGCCTGGGCCTGCAGATGCCCGTGGTGGTGCAGAGCATGTACATCTTTAAGGTGAGCTCTCCATCCGCCCCAGCCTCAGTTTACCCTCTGTACAATGGGCACAGTGCTCTTCCCAAGCCCTCCTCTCCCCAAGCTGCTGGGATTCTTGTTAAGCTGGTGGGAGAACGTGTAAGGTTGGTCTCCTCTGGCTAA